In the genome of Hyphomonas sp. Mor2, one region contains:
- a CDS encoding DUF2207 domain-containing protein, with product MLRLARLVAFFSLVFAICGPALAQEEIRNFDVQIDVEKDGDIIVTETIEINVQGRDIRRGIFRDLPAYYQDDDARGRLPYRYKVLSVTRDDQREPYERERTGNAMRLRIGNPDVYLEHRVHTYEIRYRVKNQVRYFDAYDEIYWNATGTYWLFPINKARVEIRLPEGARRLEANAYTGREGADGRDYSYQATATSHIFQTSQSLGVREGITVSLTLEKGAIEPPSFSDEGWLWWARNGALTALVASFFGLLVFYQRSFDRVGRDPEKGPVFPQYEPPKGYSPAAAHHIYYRGFRSHDGLIASLMFLAAKGYMQIDVDKQDKKKTTLSKQPSGAGTGLTAELSGLYNRLFEGGTTVKLGEKYDADFTKAYTQFRKKISGKYGASYFKWNLGYLIFGAILSVGAIIFAVMQASFWSGWHTLLVVALAGLNGLFMYLMPAPTRKGQDVRTHLQGFRLYMEKAEKLQLNAVDVGSDAPPPMTVERYETFLPYAIALGVEKPWTKHFERLIPEEAKSYDPAWTNMNAHTFGSIGGMTDKMVSGMSSGVTSALPQSSSSSGSGGGGFSGGGGGGGGGGGW from the coding sequence GATTCGAAACTTTGATGTCCAGATCGACGTCGAAAAAGACGGCGATATCATTGTCACCGAGACGATAGAGATCAATGTGCAGGGCCGCGATATCCGGCGGGGCATTTTTCGCGATTTACCCGCCTATTATCAAGATGACGATGCCCGCGGCCGGTTGCCCTATCGTTACAAGGTTCTCAGCGTCACCAGGGATGATCAGCGCGAGCCGTATGAGCGTGAAAGAACCGGCAATGCCATGCGCCTCCGGATCGGCAATCCCGACGTCTATCTCGAGCATCGCGTGCACACCTATGAGATCCGCTACCGCGTGAAGAACCAGGTGCGCTACTTCGATGCGTATGACGAAATCTACTGGAACGCGACCGGCACCTATTGGCTGTTTCCCATCAATAAGGCTCGCGTGGAAATCCGGCTTCCGGAGGGCGCAAGGCGCCTTGAGGCCAACGCGTATACCGGGCGCGAGGGGGCAGATGGGCGGGATTATTCGTATCAGGCGACGGCAACATCGCACATCTTCCAAACCAGCCAGTCCCTCGGCGTGCGCGAAGGGATTACAGTTTCACTCACCCTTGAAAAGGGAGCGATTGAGCCGCCATCTTTCTCCGATGAAGGATGGTTGTGGTGGGCCCGCAATGGCGCATTGACGGCGCTCGTGGCGTCTTTTTTCGGCTTGTTGGTCTTTTACCAGCGCAGCTTCGATCGGGTCGGACGGGATCCGGAGAAAGGCCCCGTCTTCCCGCAATACGAACCGCCCAAGGGCTACTCGCCAGCGGCGGCGCATCATATCTATTATCGCGGGTTTCGCAGCCATGATGGCCTAATTGCCAGCCTGATGTTCCTCGCCGCCAAGGGCTATATGCAGATCGATGTGGACAAACAGGACAAGAAGAAAACCACACTGTCGAAACAGCCGTCCGGCGCCGGAACGGGTCTGACCGCTGAATTGAGTGGTCTGTATAATCGCCTGTTTGAAGGTGGCACAACGGTGAAACTTGGCGAAAAGTATGATGCCGATTTCACCAAGGCCTATACCCAATTTCGCAAGAAGATTTCCGGCAAGTATGGCGCGTCTTACTTCAAATGGAATCTTGGCTATCTGATTTTCGGCGCCATTTTGAGCGTCGGCGCAATCATATTCGCGGTCATGCAGGCCTCGTTCTGGTCGGGGTGGCACACGCTTCTGGTCGTCGCCCTGGCGGGTTTGAATGGCCTGTTCATGTACTTGATGCCGGCGCCAACGCGGAAAGGTCAGGATGTGCGGACCCACTTGCAGGGCTTCCGGCTGTATATGGAAAAGGCGGAAAAGCTGCAGCTGAATGCCGTGGACGTCGGCAGTGATGCGCCCCCGCCAATGACGGTAGAACGCTATGAGACTTTCCTGCCTTATGCCATCGCGCTCGGCGTGGAAAAACCGTGGACCAAGCATTTCGAGCGCCTCATTCCGGAGGAGGCAAAGAGCTATGACCCCGCCTGGACCAATATGAACGCCCACACGTTTGGTTCGATCGGCGGAATGACGGACAAGATGGTGTCCGGCATGAGCTCGGGCGTGACCAGCGCACTCCCTCAAAGCTCAAGTTCTTCGGGCAGCGGGGGTGGCGGATTCTCCGGCGGTGGCGGCGGTGGCGGAGGCGGCGGCGGCTGGTAA
- a CDS encoding MucR family transcriptional regulator encodes MTNAANDSVSNLDLLTQATDIVAAYVSNNAISPADLPGLLKVVHAKLGELAETGSDAPRPDPAVPINKSVTDHHIICLEDGAKLKMLKRYLRTHYDMSPDEYRARWGLPADYPMVAPEYARRRSDFAKKIGLGKKGR; translated from the coding sequence ATGACCAATGCTGCAAATGATTCCGTTTCAAATCTAGATTTGTTGACTCAAGCCACTGACATTGTCGCGGCTTATGTAAGCAATAATGCGATCAGTCCGGCGGACTTGCCGGGTCTGTTGAAAGTCGTGCACGCCAAGCTGGGAGAATTGGCGGAGACGGGGTCGGATGCGCCTCGGCCCGATCCTGCGGTTCCGATCAACAAGTCGGTCACCGATCATCATATTATCTGTCTTGAAGATGGGGCGAAGCTGAAAATGCTGAAACGCTATCTGCGGACGCATTATGATATGTCCCCGGATGAATATCGGGCACGGTGGGGCTTGCCAGCGGATTACCCCATGGTCGCGCCTGAATATGCGCGCCGCCGCTCTGATTTTGCAAAGAAAATCGGGCTTGGCAAAAAGGGCCGCTAA
- a CDS encoding LysR family transcriptional regulator, giving the protein MLSERFNWDRLRVFRLVAEAHSMTAAARTLGESTPTVSRRINDLERELGTKLFQRSKRGVELTAAGKRLLDLVQKMQGLVETVGDQVAENNKTISGAVKIKAGDGLGPFWIARHLPAFHQSVPNVQIDLEIGLAVDEVVHRQADLAIVFEKPTHPEIIAQRLGTLHYMCFASEAYIERKGHPQSIFDFQDHKLLMHTAYVHQVERWSKNIKQLKDFIDYSVITNSGTALITLASNAGGISILPSYIAEVEPDLVPLHLPALAPIQFWLTYTERVRRNPAGMAAIEWLLSIFNDQQHKWFESDFVHPDKINSVGKELETEDVFGLSSSIQH; this is encoded by the coding sequence GTGTTATCGGAGCGGTTTAACTGGGACAGATTAAGGGTGTTTCGGCTGGTCGCGGAAGCGCACAGCATGACCGCCGCTGCCCGCACGCTCGGAGAATCGACCCCAACCGTCAGTCGCCGCATCAATGATCTGGAACGGGAACTCGGCACCAAGCTGTTCCAGAGATCCAAGCGCGGGGTGGAGCTGACCGCCGCCGGAAAGCGATTGCTTGATCTCGTTCAGAAGATGCAGGGCCTGGTCGAAACGGTGGGGGATCAGGTCGCGGAAAATAACAAGACCATTTCAGGGGCTGTCAAAATCAAAGCCGGCGATGGGCTGGGTCCGTTCTGGATTGCCCGGCATCTGCCTGCGTTTCATCAATCGGTCCCGAATGTGCAGATCGATCTCGAAATCGGTTTGGCGGTTGATGAGGTGGTTCACCGGCAAGCCGATCTGGCCATCGTATTCGAGAAACCGACCCATCCCGAAATCATCGCCCAGCGACTCGGGACGCTGCATTACATGTGTTTCGCGTCCGAGGCCTATATCGAACGCAAGGGCCATCCACAGTCCATCTTCGATTTTCAGGATCACAAATTGCTGATGCATACGGCTTATGTGCATCAGGTCGAGCGTTGGTCGAAGAATATCAAGCAACTCAAGGATTTCATTGATTATTCCGTCATCACCAATTCCGGGACGGCTTTGATCACGCTTGCCTCAAATGCTGGCGGCATCTCTATTCTGCCGAGCTATATTGCGGAAGTCGAACCGGATCTGGTGCCGTTGCATTTACCGGCACTCGCGCCGATCCAGTTCTGGTTGACCTATACAGAACGGGTGCGTCGCAATCCGGCGGGCATGGCGGCGATCGAGTGGTTGCTCTCTATCTTCAATGATCAGCAGCATAAGTGGTTTGAGTCCGACTTTGTGCATCCGGACAAGATCAATTCGGTCGGCAAAGAGCTTGAAACCGAGGATGTCTTTGGCTTGTCGTCCAGCATTCAGCACTAG
- a CDS encoding response regulator translates to MLEPSASSARESRAPSSRLVLIEDDENVRRSMTMLLRARGFVIDAYRSGTEFLTLQGRHGGDCLLIDYKMPRLDGLEVMRRLRAGNDQTPAIMITGYYSDSLLARARTAGFAQVLEKPASPEALIQLISETIN, encoded by the coding sequence ATGCTGGAGCCATCCGCCTCATCCGCCCGCGAGTCGCGCGCCCCCTCCTCCAGGCTCGTCTTGATCGAGGACGATGAGAATGTGCGTCGTTCGATGACCATGCTGTTGCGGGCCCGGGGCTTCGTGATCGATGCCTATCGCAGCGGCACAGAATTCCTGACCTTGCAAGGCCGACATGGCGGTGACTGTCTGCTGATCGATTACAAGATGCCGCGGCTCGATGGCCTGGAAGTCATGCGCCGCCTGCGCGCTGGTAATGACCAGACGCCGGCCATCATGATTACCGGCTATTATTCAGATTCCCTGCTCGCCCGTGCGCGTACGGCCGGGTTTGCACAAGTTCTGGAAAAACCGGCCTCGCCCGAGGCGCTCATTCAGTTGATTTCTGAAACGATCAATTGA
- a CDS encoding response regulator produces the protein MSNRTVFLVDDDEAIRHSASFMLRHAGFLVKTFPDGISFLEQVESDQEGCILLDVRMPGMDGLAVQNALNQRGITMPVIVLTGHGDVPVAVEAMKSGAIEFLEKPYEKQTLVTAIENAFEQLDTQSADDRRSKDAQAKLTALTPREKEVLECLVAGLTNKGIAQALSISPRTVEIHRAHMMEKLEADSLSSALRLAFVAGLGAD, from the coding sequence ATGAGCAACCGCACTGTCTTTCTCGTCGACGATGACGAGGCCATCCGGCACTCTGCCAGCTTCATGCTGCGCCATGCCGGCTTTCTGGTGAAGACCTTTCCGGACGGCATATCCTTTCTTGAGCAAGTCGAATCCGATCAGGAAGGGTGCATTCTGCTGGATGTTCGCATGCCCGGCATGGACGGCCTGGCGGTCCAGAACGCGCTGAACCAGCGCGGAATCACCATGCCGGTCATCGTCCTCACGGGCCATGGCGACGTCCCGGTGGCGGTGGAAGCCATGAAGAGCGGCGCGATCGAGTTTCTCGAAAAACCGTATGAAAAACAAACCCTGGTGACGGCGATCGAAAACGCATTCGAGCAGCTCGACACGCAATCGGCGGACGATCGTCGCAGCAAGGACGCGCAGGCCAAACTTACCGCGCTGACGCCGCGCGAGAAGGAAGTGCTGGAATGCCTGGTCGCCGGTCTGACAAATAAGGGCATCGCGCAGGCGCTCTCGATCTCGCCAAGGACGGTTGAAATTCACCGCGCGCACATGATGGAAAAGCTTGAGGCGGACAGCCTGTCTTCCGCCTTACGGCTGGCTTTTGTCGCCGGTCTGGGCGCGGATTGA
- a CDS encoding PAS domain-containing sensor histidine kinase — protein MSDARYKGWLMSEPQSPILKDSSGSYGDLESLELLMQSILASVPDAMIVIDEAGQILAFSAAAERLFGYKAKEIAGQNVSVLMAGADEAHHDRYIRNYLSTGEKQIIGIGRIVEAKLANGDRIPVELKIGEANIRGRRLFTGYIRDMSEQQANALRLNEMQVELANFSRLSAVGTMASAMAHELNQPLTAVANYLEAARDLLNNADPETLAFIQEALDAAATQSIRAGQIVRRLRDYVSRGELDLRSVLLQDVVDDAISLAKVGIEGQLARVISRVPEDFPALLADRLQLRQVIVNLVKNAIEALSETANPQVWIRAELEENLAVITVEDNGPGYQGHGDASPFDAFNSSKVGGMGLGLSICQTILDAHGTDIEYAPSDQGGAAFKFTLRLAKGEE, from the coding sequence ATGTCTGACGCCCGCTACAAAGGTTGGCTGATGTCAGAGCCGCAATCCCCTATTCTAAAAGATTCATCCGGGTCCTACGGAGACCTGGAATCCCTGGAACTGTTGATGCAGTCGATTCTGGCCTCGGTCCCGGATGCGATGATCGTGATCGATGAAGCCGGGCAGATCCTGGCCTTCAGCGCCGCCGCGGAACGCCTGTTTGGCTACAAGGCGAAGGAAATTGCCGGCCAGAATGTCTCTGTCCTGATGGCCGGCGCGGATGAGGCCCATCATGATCGCTATATCCGCAACTATCTCTCGACCGGTGAGAAACAGATCATCGGGATCGGCCGCATCGTTGAAGCCAAGCTCGCCAATGGTGACCGGATTCCGGTCGAGCTGAAGATCGGTGAGGCCAATATTCGAGGCCGGCGCCTGTTCACGGGCTATATTCGCGACATGTCCGAGCAGCAGGCAAATGCGCTGCGCCTGAACGAGATGCAGGTCGAACTGGCCAATTTTTCGCGCCTCAGCGCTGTCGGAACGATGGCGTCGGCAATGGCGCATGAGCTGAACCAGCCGTTGACCGCGGTGGCCAACTATCTCGAAGCCGCCCGCGACCTGCTGAACAATGCAGATCCCGAGACGCTCGCCTTCATTCAGGAGGCGCTCGACGCCGCCGCGACGCAATCGATTCGCGCCGGGCAGATTGTGCGGCGTCTGCGGGATTATGTATCGCGGGGCGAACTCGATCTGAGATCTGTTCTCCTGCAAGACGTGGTTGATGATGCGATTTCATTGGCGAAAGTCGGCATTGAAGGCCAACTCGCCCGGGTGATCTCGCGCGTACCGGAGGACTTTCCCGCCTTGTTGGCGGACCGGCTGCAATTGCGACAAGTGATCGTCAACCTGGTCAAGAATGCCATCGAAGCGCTCTCGGAAACCGCCAATCCACAAGTCTGGATCCGGGCCGAGCTGGAAGAGAATCTGGCCGTGATCACGGTTGAGGATAATGGGCCCGGCTATCAGGGTCACGGCGATGCGTCGCCGTTCGATGCGTTCAACAGCTCAAAGGTCGGCGGCATGGGCCTCGGTCTGTCGATTTGTCAGACCATTCTCGACGCGCACGGCACTGATATCGAGTATGCGCCGTCTGATCAGGGCGGCGCCGCCTTCAAATTCACCCTTCGCCTGGCAAAAGGAGAGGAATGA
- the ccoN gene encoding cytochrome-c oxidase, cbb3-type subunit I, which yields MTEMIGATRRGNNTSILGVGALTSVFLFLALLMATYSKDAGMEYQALTFLLLGGVFVVGTALWAGGLVDRNPFDESEYENTLIKFGVAASMFWGIAGLLVGVVIALQLTWPNLFYFPELGWTNFGRLRPLHTSAVIFAFGGNVLLATSFYVVQRTCRTRLAGGMWPWFVFWGYQIFIVLAATGYLMGVTQSKEYAEPEWYVDLWLTLVWVVYLLVFLGTLWKRKEPHIYVANWFFLSFIVTIAMLHIVNNLSIPVSLTGSKSVQVFAGVQDAMTQWWYGHNAVGFFLTTGFLAIMYYFIPKRVNRPVFSYRLSIVHFWSLIFIYIWAGPHHLHYTALPQWAQTLGMTFSVMLWMPSWGGMINGVMTLSGAWDKLRTDPVVRMMVVSLAFYGMSTFEGPLMSVRAVNSLSHYTEWGIGHVHSGALGWVGYISFGALYCLVPWLYKKKGLFSKSLVEWHFWISTIGIIFYMVSMWFAGIMEGLMWRAYNEYGFLEYSFVETVEAKHISYMIRALGGLLYFSGAAIMAYNLIRTALGHGEAEDLETANDPYAQPEPRAAALAPAE from the coding sequence ATGACTGAAATGATTGGGGCCACGCGGCGCGGGAACAATACCAGCATATTAGGGGTCGGTGCGCTCACCAGCGTCTTCCTGTTCCTCGCTTTGCTGATGGCGACCTATTCCAAGGATGCCGGGATGGAATATCAGGCATTGACCTTCTTGCTCTTGGGCGGGGTCTTTGTTGTCGGAACGGCCCTCTGGGCGGGCGGTCTGGTGGACCGAAACCCGTTCGATGAGAGCGAATACGAGAATACCCTGATCAAGTTCGGGGTCGCTGCCTCGATGTTCTGGGGCATAGCCGGGCTTCTGGTCGGGGTGGTCATCGCCCTGCAATTGACCTGGCCAAACCTGTTCTATTTCCCAGAGCTTGGATGGACCAATTTTGGTCGCCTGCGCCCGCTGCATACCAGCGCAGTGATTTTTGCCTTTGGCGGCAATGTTCTATTGGCCACCAGTTTTTATGTCGTGCAACGCACCTGCCGGACGCGTCTGGCAGGCGGTATGTGGCCGTGGTTCGTATTCTGGGGCTACCAGATCTTCATCGTCCTGGCTGCCACCGGCTACCTGATGGGAGTGACCCAGTCCAAGGAATACGCTGAGCCTGAATGGTATGTCGACTTGTGGCTGACCCTGGTCTGGGTCGTCTACCTGCTCGTTTTCCTCGGCACGCTGTGGAAGCGGAAAGAGCCGCATATTTACGTGGCGAACTGGTTCTTCCTCTCGTTTATCGTCACCATCGCGATGCTGCACATCGTCAACAATCTGTCGATACCGGTCAGCCTGACCGGCTCAAAATCAGTGCAGGTCTTTGCCGGGGTTCAGGATGCGATGACACAGTGGTGGTATGGCCACAATGCGGTCGGTTTCTTCCTGACCACGGGCTTCCTAGCCATCATGTATTACTTCATTCCGAAGCGCGTGAATCGGCCGGTCTTTTCCTACCGCCTGTCCATTGTGCACTTCTGGTCGCTGATCTTCATCTATATCTGGGCCGGTCCACACCACTTGCATTATACCGCGCTGCCACAATGGGCGCAGACGCTGGGCATGACCTTCTCGGTGATGCTGTGGATGCCAAGCTGGGGCGGCATGATCAATGGCGTGATGACGCTGTCTGGCGCCTGGGACAAACTGCGCACCGATCCGGTGGTTCGGATGATGGTCGTCTCTCTCGCCTTCTATGGCATGTCGACCTTTGAAGGCCCGCTCATGTCGGTGCGCGCCGTCAACTCGCTCAGCCACTATACCGAGTGGGGCATTGGCCACGTGCATTCCGGCGCTCTCGGCTGGGTCGGCTATATCAGCTTCGGCGCGCTCTACTGCCTGGTGCCGTGGCTGTACAAGAAGAAGGGCCTGTTCTCCAAGTCGCTGGTGGAATGGCACTTCTGGATCTCCACGATCGGCATCATTTTCTACATGGTTTCCATGTGGTTCGCCGGCATCATGGAAGGCCTGATGTGGCGTGCCTATAACGAGTATGGCTTCCTCGAATACAGCTTTGTGGAGACCGTCGAGGCCAAACATATCAGCTACATGATCCGCGCTCTTGGTGGTCTGCTCTACTTCAGCGGTGCCGCGATCATGGCCTACAACCTGATCCGCACCGCGCTCGGGCACGGCGAAGCCGAAGACCTGGAGACCGCCAATGATCCTTACGCACAACCAGAGCCACGCGCCGCTGCGCTGGCCCCTGCTGAATAG
- the ccoO gene encoding cytochrome-c oxidase, cbb3-type subunit II has protein sequence MGLMNNHGVLERHSLLLTIGILVVVSIGGIIQMAPLMYMDNTIEKVDGMRPYTPLELKGRDIYIREGCYVCHSQMVRPLRDEVERYGHYSLAAESMYDHPFQWGSKRTGPDLARVGGKYSAEWQVDHLIDPRALVPESIMPPYAFLMDKKLRYDGIEDRLRTERLVGVPYSDEMIENAKGHILAQADPDDKGFDYYDSLMSLYEAEAGREGTVEARDWDGNPDEITEMDALVAYLQMTGTLVDFSTYEADDLGNRR, from the coding sequence ATGGGACTGATGAACAATCACGGCGTCCTCGAACGCCACTCTTTGCTCCTCACCATCGGCATTCTCGTCGTGGTCTCGATTGGCGGGATCATTCAGATGGCGCCGCTGATGTACATGGACAATACGATCGAGAAAGTGGACGGCATGCGCCCGTACACGCCGCTGGAGCTGAAGGGCCGGGACATCTACATCCGTGAGGGCTGCTATGTCTGTCACAGCCAGATGGTCCGTCCTCTGCGCGATGAGGTTGAGCGTTACGGCCATTACTCGCTGGCGGCCGAGTCCATGTATGACCATCCCTTCCAGTGGGGGTCCAAACGTACCGGACCCGACCTGGCGCGCGTAGGCGGCAAGTATTCTGCCGAATGGCAGGTGGACCATTTGATTGATCCACGCGCTCTGGTGCCAGAAAGCATCATGCCGCCTTACGCGTTCCTGATGGACAAGAAGCTGCGTTATGACGGCATCGAGGATCGCCTGCGCACGGAGCGCCTGGTTGGCGTCCCGTATTCGGATGAGATGATCGAGAACGCCAAGGGCCATATCCTCGCCCAGGCCGACCCAGACGATAAGGGCTTTGACTATTATGACAGCCTGATGTCGCTCTACGAAGCTGAAGCGGGCCGCGAAGGCACGGTGGAAGCGCGCGACTGGGACGGCAATCCGGACGAAATCACGGAGATGGATGCGCTCGTCGCCTATCTTCAGATGACCGGCACGCTGGTCGATTTTTCCACCTATGAAGCCGACGATCTCGGCAACCGTCGATAG
- a CDS encoding cbb3-type cytochrome c oxidase subunit 3: MYETLASFAQTGGLVYFVLMFAGALAYALWPRNQEKFDAAARLPLDDDGGPSNGR, from the coding sequence ATGTACGAAACACTCGCAAGCTTCGCGCAGACTGGGGGACTGGTCTATTTCGTCCTCATGTTTGCAGGCGCCCTGGCTTACGCCTTGTGGCCGCGAAATCAGGAAAAATTCGATGCCGCCGCGCGGCTGCCTTTAGACGACGATGGAGGTCCTTCCAATGGCCGATGA
- the ccoP gene encoding cytochrome-c oxidase, cbb3-type subunit III, with the protein MADEIKDIDDHSGIETTGHSWDGIKELNNPLPRWWLYVWYGTIIWAVVYMVFMPAIPALPGMGTNTTGLRNHSDRDLVAAAVADLKEARVEQSATLLEASLEEIETDRNLQQFALAMGESLFGDNCATCHGAGGRGAIGYPTLADDVWLWDGTLDGIEYTLRHGIRHDDDLDTRFSLMPSFGRDNLLSTDQIDDLTDYVLRVSGQPHDGAAADRVADLYQQQCASCHGANGQGDRTQGAPDLTDQEWLFGGSRDDIYNTIYNARNSHMPAWQDRLDDASIKALAVYVHTLGGGE; encoded by the coding sequence ATGGCCGATGAAATCAAAGACATTGACGATCATAGCGGCATTGAAACCACCGGCCATAGCTGGGATGGGATCAAGGAGCTGAACAATCCGTTGCCGCGCTGGTGGCTCTATGTCTGGTACGGCACGATTATCTGGGCCGTGGTCTATATGGTCTTCATGCCGGCCATTCCCGCACTGCCTGGTATGGGCACCAACACGACCGGTCTGCGCAATCATTCCGACCGTGACCTGGTCGCTGCCGCGGTGGCTGATCTCAAGGAGGCGCGGGTAGAGCAATCGGCGACATTGCTCGAAGCCTCGCTGGAAGAAATCGAAACCGATCGCAACCTGCAACAATTCGCGCTGGCCATGGGAGAGAGCCTGTTCGGCGACAATTGCGCCACCTGCCACGGCGCCGGCGGCCGCGGTGCGATCGGCTATCCGACCCTGGCAGACGATGTCTGGCTCTGGGATGGCACCCTGGACGGGATTGAGTACACATTGCGCCACGGGATTCGCCATGATGACGATCTCGATACGCGCTTCTCGCTGATGCCGTCTTTCGGGCGCGACAATCTCCTGTCGACCGACCAGATTGACGATTTGACGGATTACGTCCTGCGGGTCTCGGGCCAGCCGCACGATGGCGCCGCGGCCGACCGTGTGGCCGATCTCTATCAGCAGCAATGTGCCTCCTGCCACGGTGCGAACGGGCAGGGTGACCGCACCCAGGGTGCGCCAGACCTGACCGACCAGGAATGGCTGTTCGGTGGTTCACGTGACGACATTTACAATACGATCTACAATGCCCGGAACTCGCATATGCCGGCCTGGCAGGATCGTCTTGATGATGCCTCGATCAAGGCGCTGGCCGTCTATGTCCACACGCTGGGTGGGGGTGAATAA
- the ccoG gene encoding cytochrome c oxidase accessory protein CcoG, whose product MGQTTLNIHPGAGSGGPTPPPHKDLYAKREQIYPKLAHGKFRLVKWVVMAVTLGVYYLLPWIRWERGEGIPNQAVLADFESEKFYFFFIEIWPQDIHFLAGLLILAALVLFLVTSLLGRVWCGYTCPQTVWTDLYIWVERAFEGDRAARMRLDKARWSFSKFLRKFGKHVVWLVIAFWTGGAFILYWHDAPTVAQGWFTGEAPLSAYWFAGLLTLTTYFLAGWMREQVCTYMCPWPRIQAALTDEHALNVTYRYDRGEPRGPKRKSESWDDRGDCIDCDQCVQVCPVGIDIRNGPQLECIHCALCVDACDQMMTKIGRPTGLIAYDTDVAVAARAAHQTPPKYRILRSRTVLYTLLIGAIGVLMVWGLATKATIEANVLKDRSPPFVQLSTSDIQNGYTLKLVNKLAEPRQMEISITGIEGLSYTVIGIEHEGAAPLELPVEPYGVDRYRILVSAPAGAPQRQLTISVRDVDTQETDTNRASFRGPNR is encoded by the coding sequence ATGGGACAGACCACGCTCAATATCCATCCGGGTGCGGGCTCCGGCGGACCAACCCCGCCGCCGCACAAGGACCTCTATGCCAAACGCGAGCAGATCTACCCCAAGCTCGCGCATGGCAAGTTCCGGCTGGTCAAATGGGTGGTGATGGCCGTGACGCTCGGTGTCTATTACCTGCTGCCCTGGATCCGCTGGGAGCGCGGCGAAGGCATTCCGAATCAGGCCGTACTCGCCGATTTTGAAAGCGAGAAATTCTACTTCTTCTTCATCGAGATCTGGCCGCAGGACATTCACTTCCTGGCCGGTCTCCTGATCCTGGCCGCGCTGGTCCTGTTCCTGGTGACCTCCCTCCTGGGGCGGGTCTGGTGCGGTTATACCTGCCCGCAGACGGTCTGGACCGATCTTTATATCTGGGTTGAGCGCGCGTTCGAGGGAGATCGCGCCGCGCGCATGCGTTTGGACAAGGCTCGGTGGAGTTTCAGCAAGTTTCTGCGCAAGTTCGGCAAACATGTAGTGTGGCTCGTCATCGCGTTCTGGACCGGCGGAGCGTTCATCCTCTACTGGCACGATGCCCCGACTGTCGCGCAGGGCTGGTTCACCGGCGAGGCGCCCCTTTCGGCCTACTGGTTCGCCGGCCTGCTGACGCTCACCACCTATTTTCTCGCCGGTTGGATGCGTGAGCAAGTCTGTACCTATATGTGCCCCTGGCCCCGTATTCAGGCCGCTTTGACCGACGAGCATGCGCTCAACGTGACCTATCGCTATGACCGCGGCGAGCCGCGCGGACCGAAGCGCAAGTCGGAAAGCTGGGACGATCGCGGCGACTGTATCGATTGTGATCAGTGCGTGCAGGTCTGTCCGGTCGGCATCGATATTCGAAACGGGCCTCAGCTGGAATGCATCCATTGCGCGCTGTGCGTCGATGCCTGCGATCAGATGATGACCAAGATTGGCCGTCCGACGGGGCTCATCGCTTATGACACGGACGTCGCCGTTGCCGCGCGCGCGGCGCATCAGACACCGCCCAAGTATCGCATCCTGCGCAGTCGCACCGTGCTCTACACGTTGCTGATCGGCGCCATTGGCGTGCTGATGGTGTGGGGCCTGGCGACCAAGGCCACCATTGAAGCCAACGTCCTGAAAGATCGATCGCCCCCCTTCGTGCAACTATCGACCAGCGACATTCAGAACGGCTATACGTTGAAATTGGTCAACAAGCTGGCTGAGCCGCGCCAGATGGAAATCAGTATTACCGGGATTGAAGGCCTGTCTTACACTGTGATCGGCATTGAGCATGAGGGCGCCGCGCCGCTGGAACTCCCGGTCGAGCCTTATGGCGTTGACCGCTATCGAATTCTGGTCAGCGCGCCCGCCGGCGCTCCGCAACGCCAGCTCACCATCTCGGTTCGCGATGTCGATACGCAGGAAACCGACACCAACCGCGCATCTTTCAGAGGACCCAACAGATGA